A window of the Sabethes cyaneus chromosome 1, idSabCyanKW18_F2, whole genome shotgun sequence genome harbors these coding sequences:
- the LOC128732574 gene encoding uncharacterized protein LOC128732574, translated as MKWLIAIAVAVVVTIASSPCEAARKLKGSTDVDNLRHRYFELESRAWTIVNQIDKVDNQKEDDQALQRNIVLKELINIYSSFANDDLGPDGTYDEDDYFILKRFYEWQLLEQDLINVHKLFDALRQFLKNKNNLPADDADFKLASMDLADTVLGDPQFPVNATLEQIDMIMIRQGLYYKAQLEAKSTICSFGLSAQQVLYQLYNAISITELKGYSMMQFSWMLLKAYGKGNFTAEAKLMRRRFEDRTSRTQALLQRVMQQASREYWRCDPERTQQKEGETFLQFTRLLQGYVENEVDMNTDNTCKENCAYYNWGVKQEQCYKDLYCSKQPKCAGKMYSCEYMDSDMWICPAATSSSRRYEYIEYENGMVLGQKKHCSRGTTKVDSWWRWLFWHCSYCFCLCDDAGPRSDRYINMKQSVSDVMNNKIVTGLRFVKKNRIIHLIVQQGTLLPRGQIDNRTLEWVDAESYNILSPNVRNGRDYHSLSYDNRILDLDDLAVLPSYVLTGVRFRLLGSHLNMEIRMTEMDFATGQLVDPDKSIWIGSDKTQHSEDKRTEIKLDRPHVPLLTPSKSIPDSVSNQFIRFRESDRGMDASQTTVPFLDAQPVVPTKPVPLAGAGLFHKGRPKFGGFIAPKVLTYDFGPHVQAPIDQIEAEERQLRG; from the exons ATGAAGTGGTTGATCGCAATAGCGGTGGCAGTGGTGGTGACCATCGCGAGCTCACCCTGTGAAGCCGCTCGGAAGCTAAAAGGCTCAACCGACGTGGATAATCTTCGACATCGGTATTTCGAGCTGGAAAGCCGTGCGTGGACCATAGTTAATCAAATCGATAAGGTCGATAATCAGAAAGAAGACGATCAAGCTTTGCAGCGTAACATTGTGCTGAAGGAACTGATTAATATCTACTCCAGCTTTGCCAACGACGATTTGGGACCGGATGGAACCTACGACGAGGatgattattttattttgaagcGATTCTATGAATGGCAACTGCTGGAGCAAGACTTGATAAATGTGCACAAATTGTTCGATGCCTTGCGGCAGTTCCTGAAGAACAAGAACAATCTACCGGCGGATGATGCCGACTTCAAGCTGGCCAGCATGGACCTAGCCGATACGGTGCTGGGGGATCCACAGTTTCCGGTGAACGCCACCCTGGAGCAGATCGATATGATTATGATTCGTCAGGGATTGTACTACAAGGCACAGTTG GAAGCGAAATCAACGATATGCAGCTTTGGACTGTCAGCACAGCAGGTGCTGTATCAGCTGTACAACGCGATTTCGATTACCGAGCTGAAGGGATACTCGATGATGCAGTTCTCGTGGATGCTGCTCAAGGCCTATGGAAAAG GAAACTTCACGGCGGAAGCCAAACTAATGCGACGCCGCTTCGAGGACCGTACCAGCCGAACGCAGGCGCTACTGCAGCGGGTTATGCAGCAAGCCAGCCGCGAGTACTGGCGATGCGATCCGGAACGAACGCAGCAGAAAGAGGGTGAAACGTTCCTTCAGTTTACCCGGCTGCTGCAGGGCTACGTGGAGAACGAAGTGGACATGAACACGGACAACacttgcaaggaaaattgtgccTACTACAACTGGGGCGTAAAGCAAGAGCAGTGCTATAAGGATCTGTACTGTTCGAAGCAACCGAAGTGCGCTGGCAAAATGTACAGCTGCGAGTACATGGACTCGGATATGTGGATCTGTCCGGCAGCTACCAGCAGCAGCCGACGGTATGAATATATTGAGTACGAGAATGGAATGGTATTGGGTCAAAAGAAACACTGCAGCCGGGGAACGACCAAGGTGGATTCCTGGTGGAGATGGTTGTTCTGGCACTGCAGCTACTGCTTCTGTTTGTGCGATGACGCCGGCCCGCGCTCGGATCGGTACATCAACATGAAGCAATCGGTATCGGATGTCATGAACAATAA aatCGTAACGGGACTGCGTTTTGTGAAGAAAAATCGTATCATTCATTTGATTGTACAGCAGGGAACACTTTTACCTCGGGGTCAGATCGACAACAGAACCCTAGAGTGGGTAGATGCCGAGTCATATAACATCCTATCGCCGAATGTTCGCAACGGTCGGGACTATCACTCACTAAGCTACGATAATCGAATTCTGGATTTAGATGACCTTGCGGTTTTGCCTTCCTACGTGCTGACGGGAGTGCGATTCCGTTTGTTGGGATCCCACCTTAATATGGAGATACGGATGACTGAAATGGACTTTGCCACTGGACAGCTGGTTGACCCGGATAAGAGCATCTGGATTGGTAGCGACAAGACCCAGCATAGCGAGGATAAACG CACCGAAATCAAACTGGACCGGCCTCACGTTCCCTTGCTGACCCCGTCGAAATCCATTCCGGATTCGGTCAGCAATCAGTTCATTCGTTTCCGCGAAAGCGACCGCGGAATGGATGCGTCTCAAACGACGGTGCCATTCCTGGATGCTCAACCAGTGGTACCGACCAAGCCGGTTCCACTGGCCGGGGCAGGCTTGTTCCACAAGGGAAGACCTAAATTTGGCGGCTTTATTGCGCCGAAAGTGCTTACGTATGATTTTGGACCACACGTTCAAGCACCGATCGATCAAATAGAAGCCGAAGAACGGCAATTGCGGGGCTGA